One part of the Humulus lupulus chromosome 9, drHumLupu1.1, whole genome shotgun sequence genome encodes these proteins:
- the LOC133800371 gene encoding uncharacterized protein LOC133800371, with amino-acid sequence MTSNLNTGTDPDGFKPATKVWKVKAKDPPVNTSVTNSFQALESNGGRIVVSWNPSSFHVNIIKCTSHLIHLGVTTIDNKNFFFVTYVYAFNDEEGRKWLWKDLQDLTVKGPWTVMGDFNDILAKEERIGNRVRYKTSTDFIDYVANCQLEDVKYSGNFYTWCNKQYGEDIIYSKIDRVLANQVWLNLFPDAETVFLNEGLFDHTPVVLTVYSNVPCGRKPFKYFNMWSTHPDYFKKVKVTWQQQFTGTKMYRLITKLKALKAVFKEINTQGYSDIISAEIQARDHLAECQNKLQCEPLSPALHGMELEARNKYTKELLGSKMLQRKKVLAGVMNQGPKVTALQSELLLKNYTKEEVRKVFFEIPGNKAPGPDGYGSFFYQEKWDLIGDEVAEAIISFLKTGQLLKEINTTVITLIPKTKCPNTVKDYRPIACCNVIYKAATKLICSRLKTILPSIVAQNQGDDVLLFCDGDYKSICYLLQGLKLFSQTSGLQPNASKSALFCSGMNSNEVHRILEVSGFRKSDVPFNYLGVPICAKRISAKESSLLVDKMTNRIRSWSTRNISFVGWVVLINSILLSIHSYWSQIILLPRKVIKEIEAICRAFLWTGKKLMVGAGKIAWDSMCKPKAAGGIGFKNISEWNKAAMFKYVWAVAAKEDNLWVRWVHSVYIKDGVWWDYIALVHGSWYWRKVVAIKDQVKTLVDLVLFPQRKYKIAEGYRLLSPVHEQVNWSKEVWGRLNNPKHSFMLWLAIQDRLKTKARLYRFNVLLEARCQFCKVADETTTHLFFDCPFSSECLQQVKSWDEGNKVQQNGTFSYYGCTGVPFMEGKK; translated from the exons ATGACATCTAATTTGAACACAGGAACTGATCCGGATGGCTTCAAACCAGCAACAAAGGTTTGGAAAGTTAAAGCAAAGGACCCTCCAGTTAACACTTCGGTTACTAATTCATTTCAGGCTCTAGAATCGAATG GAGGGCGAATCGTGGTTAGCTGGAACCCTTCTAGCTTTCATGTTAATATCATCAAGTGTACTAGCCATTTGATTCATCTTGGAGTTACAACTATTGACAATAAGAATTTCTTTTTTGTCACTTATGTCTATGCTTTTAATGATGAGGAGGGGAGGAAATGGCTTTGGAAAGACCTTCAAGATCTGACTGTTAAGGGTCCTTGGACTGTAATGGGTGACTTTAATGATATCTTAGCAAAAGAGGAGCGGATTGGCAATAGAGTTAGATATAAGACATCCACTGACTTCATTGACTATGTAGCAAACTGCCAACTTGAGGATGTCAAATATAGTGGGAATTTTTATACTTGGTGCAATAAACAATATGGAGAAGACATAATCTATTCTAAGATAGATCGTGTGCTAGCAAACCAAGTTTGGTTGAACTTATTCCCTGATGCTGAGACGGTATTTTTGAATGAGGGGCTGTTTGACCATACCCCAGTGGTCCTCACGGTTTATTCAAATGTCCCTTGTGGTAGGAAGCCTTTCAAGTATTTCAATATGTGGTCTACACACCCAGATTATTTTAAGAAGGTTAAAGTGACCTGGCAGCAACAATTTACAGGGACAAAAATGTATCGACTAATTACTAAGTTGAAGGCACTAAAGGCAGTATTCAAGGAGATCAACACTCAAGGCTATTCTGATATAATTAGTGCAGAAATTCAAGCTAGAGATCACCTAGCTGAATGTCAAAATAAGCTTCAGTGTGAACCCTTAAGCCCTGCCTTACATGGCATGGAGTTGGAGGCTAGAAACAAGTATACTAAG GAACTTTTGGGTAGTAAGATGCTGCAAAGGAAGAAAGTATTGGCTGGAGTGATGAATCAAGGTCCTAAAGTAACAGCGTTGCAATCAGAGCTACTATTAAAAAATTACACAAAAGAAGAGGTTAGGAAAGTGTTCTTTGAAATCCCTGGAAATAAAGCACCAGGTCCGGATGGTTATGGGAGTTTCTTTTACCAAGAAAAGTGGGACTTAATTGGAGATGAAGTTGCTGAAGCTATTATCTCATTCTTAAAGACTGGGCAGCTGCTTAAAGAGATAAATACCACAGTGATTACACTTATTCCCAAAACTAAATGCCCGAATACAGTGAAGGATTACAGACCAATAGCCTGCTGCAATGTCATTTATAAAGCAGCTACGAAACTGATTTGCTCGAGGCTCAAAACAATTCTCCCTAGTATTGTGGCTCAAAATCAAGGAG ATGATGTCTTACTGTTTTGCGATGGTGATTACAAGAGCATCTGTTACCTACTACAAGGCCTCAAGCTATTTTCGCAAACATCAGGACTACAACCTAATGCTTCGAAGTCTGCACTATTCTGTAGTGGGATGAATTCTAATGAGGTCCATCGCATTTTGGAAGTATCAGGATTTAGGAAAAGTGATGTCCCGTTCAATTACTTAGGTGTTCCCATCTGTGCTAAGCGCATCTCTGCAAAGGAATCCAGCTTGCTGGTGGATAAAATGACTAATAGGATTAGGTCTTGGAGCACAAGGAACATCTCTTTTGTAGGTTGGGTAGTCTTGATTAACTCTATTCTCCTTTCAATTCATTCTTATTGGAGTCAAATTATCTTGCTGCCCAGGAAGGTGATTAAAGAGATTGAAGCTATCTGCCGAGCATTCTTGTGGACTGGTAAAAAGCTGATGGTTGGAGCAGGGAAAATAGCTTGGGACAGCATGTGCAAGCCTAAAGCAGCAGGAGGTATAGGCTTCAAGAATATCTCTGAATGGAACAAAGCTGCTATGTTCAAGTATGTATGGGCTGTAGCAGCCAAAGAAGACAATTTGTGGGTTAGATGGGTGCATAGTGTGTACATAAAAGATGGAGTATGGTGGGATTACATTGCCCTGGTTCATggtagttggtattggaggaaggtTGTAGCAATTAAAGACCAAGTGAAGACTCTTGTGGATTTAGTTCTATTTCCTCAAAGAAAGTATAAGATTGCAGAGGGATATAGACTTCTCAGTCCTGTACATGAACAGGTTAATTGGAGCAAGGAGGTTTGGGGGAGATTGAATAACCCAAAGCATAGTTTCATGCTATGGCTGGCTATCCAAGACAGATTGAAGACTAAAGCAAGATTATATAGATTCAATGTTCTTCTTGAAGCGAGGTGTCAGTTTTGCAAAGTGGCAGATGAAACAACTACTCACCTTTTCTTTGATTGTCCATTTTCTAGTGAGTGTCTTCAACAGGTTAAGAGCTGG GATGAAGGCAACAAGGTTCAGCAAAATGGTACTTTCAGCTATTATGGCTGCACTGGTGTACCATTTATGGAGGGCAAGAAATGA
- the LOC133801346 gene encoding isopentenyl-diphosphate Delta-isomerase I, chloroplastic-like, with amino-acid sequence MSHLLNTSAKLYFAPRAHLFTSSSRFSHNPFLRIPSSIPKPLSPLIARVSLSSKASNPTMGDSSDAGMDAVQRCLMFEDECILVDENDRVVGHDTKYNCHLMEKIEKENLLHKAFSVFLFNSKYELLLQVLLTIFEGHQAI; translated from the exons ATGTCCCACCTTCTAAATACAAGTGCCAAGCTCTACTTTGCCCCCAGAGCCCATCTCTTTACCTCTTCTTCTAGGTTTTCTCATAACCCTTTTCTCCGAATCCCTTCTTCCATTCCAAAGCCCCTTTCTCCTCTCATTGCTAGGGTCTCTCTTTCTTCTAAAGCTTCCAATCCCACCATGGGAGACTCTTCCGACGCTGGAATGGACGCTGTCCAGAGATGCCTTATGTTTGAGGACGA ATGCATTCTAGTGGATGAGAACGACCGGGTTGTTGGTCATGATACAAAATATAATT GTCACTTGATGGAAAAGATTGAAAAGGAAAATTTGCTGCACAAGGCTTTCAGTGTGTTTTTGTTCAACTCGAAATACGAGTTGCTTCTTCAGGTATTGCTTACAATATTTGAGGGACATCAAGCTATATGA
- the LOC133800372 gene encoding protein CHROMATIN REMODELING 5-like yields the protein MTLWKEFSTKNKLLITGTPLQNSVEELWEFNMVRMLDILAEYMSHRGFQFQRIDGSTKAELRQQAMDHFNAPGSDDLCFLLSTRAGGLGINLATADAVIIFDSDWNPQNDLQAMSIAHRIGQQEVVNIYRFVTSKSVEEDILERAKKKMVDDVLFKFLRNLFAL from the exons ATGACATTGTGGAAG GAATTTAGCACCAAGAACAAGTTGTTGATTACTGGTACTCCATTACAGAACAGTGTGGAAGAGTTGTG GGAATTTAAT ATGGTAAGAATGTTGGATATATTAGCAGAATATATGTCACATAGAGGGTTTCAATTTCAAAGGATAGATGGCAGCACTAAGGCTGAACTGCGTCAGCAAGCAATGGATCATTTTAATGCACCTGGTAGTGATGATTTATGCTTCCTTCTTTCAACTCGGGCAGGTGGCCTAGGTATCAACCTTGCAACAGCAGATGCAGTTATCATATTTGATTCGGACTGGAACCCTCAAAATGACCTACAG GCAATGAGTATAGCTCATAGAATCGGCCAACAAGAAGTTGTGAACATCTACAGATTTGTCACAAGCAAAAGTGTTGAGGAAGATATCTTGGAGCGAGCTAAGAAAAAGATGGTTGATGATGTTCTCTTCAAATTCTTGAGAAATTTGTTTGCTTTATAG